The Streptomyces bacillaris sequence TGGCGGCGCTCTCGCGGTAGAGGGGGGTGAGCACGGTCAGCCGGCGGGTGGGGCGCCGACCGGGCGGCACGCCCGCCACCGCATGGGGGTGCAACGGCCGGGTGGGCACCAGCAGATCGGTCATCACGCGGTCCGCGAGGCGTCCGGCGCGATCTCGTGGACCGCCCCGTCGTAGGAGGAGGCGAGGAAGAGGCCGCGGGCGCTGTCGTACGTCACGGAGGAGATGCCCGCCGTGGTCGGGCGGACGTCGGTGGACCAGCGGCCGGTCTCCCGGTCGTAGACCGTCACGCGCCCGTTGTACGCGCCGATGGCGATGCGTCGGCCCTCGTCGTCGGCGCTGACGCACTTCAGGGAGTGGCGGTGCGGGGTGGGCACCTCGGTGACGGTGAAGTCGGGGCTCCACAGGCGCAGGACGAGGTCGCGCGAGACGCTGGCGAACCAGCCGCCGTCGCCCAGCCCCACGCACCCGTTGGCGATCATGCCGTGCGCGTCCGCCAGGGTGTGGCGCCGGGTCAGCCCGCCCGTCTCGTGCCAGGCCGCGCCGCCGTCCGCCGAGACGGAGAAGACCAGCTCGCCGGAGAGGGCCACGCCCTTGACCGCGTTGCCGTGCAGGGGCACGTCCCGGATGTGCTCCAGCGTGCCGTCGTCCGCCTCGGCCAGGACGACGCCCTCGCCGGTGTACGCCCCGACGACGACGTGCCGCCTGCCGTCCCGTTCGAAGGCGACCGCGCAGTTGAGCGGGGAGCGGTGCTGGTGGACCGGGGCGCCGGTGAGCGCGTCGAAGACGGTCCCGAGCTGTCCGCCGGTGACGATCGTGTCCCCGACGGGCGTGAGGAAGTTGCAGAGGCTGCCCTGCTCGGCGTGCACCTCACCGTCCCGCCACAGGACGCCCGCGTCCCCGATGGTGTACGTCGAACCTCCGTGTACGGCAACGGCGTTGAGGCCCCAGGTGGGGGCGACCGGGTCCTCGCTCCACCGGCCCGCGGCGAAGTCGTAGCGGTGGTAGCGGTCCCCGAACGTGCCGAAGACGATCTCGGAGCCCGCGGCGAAGGCGCAGGTGCGCGGCCAGACGACGGGCGGCAGGGCGACGCTGTCGCGCAGCTGGGGGGCCGGGCCGGACACGTCCCACAGCCGCATCGTCCGGTCGTAGCTGAGGGTGATGAGCAGCCCGCGCTCCTCGCCCAGCACCACGCGCTTGATCCCCGCGTCATGGGCGGGCACGTAGTGGCGCTCCCCGTCGCGGAGGACGATCAGCTCCCCTTCGTCGTTCCCGGCGTAGACCGTGCCGTTCCCGCCGATGGCGACGGTGTCGGTCTCCACCCCGCCGAGGTCCAGGTCCTCCACGAGCCCGCCGGTCTCCAGCGACCAGCGCTTGATGGTCCCGTCGTCGCTGGAGCTGATGATCTCCCGGCCGTCGTGGCTCCACCCCACCGAGATGACGTCGGCCTTGTGCCCGCCGAAGACGTGGAGCAGGTCACCGGCGAAGTCGAAGACCCGGACGCGGTGGTCGCGGGAGGCGGTGGCCACCTTCTCCTCGGTGGGGTGGAAGGCGGACATCTCCACGTCGTCCTCGTGGTGGCCGAGCACCGCGCGCAGCCGCATGTCGGGGACCGACCAGATGCGGGCGCTGTAGTCGCTGGAGGAGGTCACCAGGAATCTGCCGTCGGGGCTGAAGGCGCACTGGTTGGCGAGGTGATCGTGGGCCACCCGGGCGAGCGGGACGCGGGTGCGCTGGTCCCAGAGGATGACGTGGTTGTCGTACCCGGCGGTGGCGACGTAGGAGTCCTCGTGGGCGGCGACGCCGCTGATGGGGCTGGAGTGGCGGATCACGGTGAAGGTTCCCTTCGTTGGGCGCTTGCGGGCTCGTACGGGGGAGAACACGTGGTGCCTGGGAGGTCGGAACGGGGGAAGTCAGTTCCGGCGGTAGACCAGTCCGACACTTCCCCTTTTCCGTTGATAAGCGACGCCCTCCACCAGGAAATCCATCCGGGGCGGCACGAGGGTGTGCCGCCCGGCCGGCCGCCATTTCTCTTTTCCCGGACCGGAGAACCAGGGCAGCAGGGAACTCTCGATGAATTCGGGCGAAGAGGTGATGAGCAGCAGATCGGTGGGAAGGCCGTCGACCACGGAAATGTCGTCGATGTAGTAGAAGATTTCCGCGAGGAGATAGGCGTCGGCGGGGAAGTGGCGCTTCGACGCCAGCTCCTCCAGGGTGTCCGCCGTGAGGTCGGCGGTGCCGAGCCGCCGGGAGAGCCGCCGCCGGAATTCGTCGTGCGGCTCGGTGGCGGTCACCGTGAGCCCGCTCGCGCGGAGCGGTGCGGTCAGCGCCCCCTCGCAGGCGCCCGGCTCCACGACGGTGAAGTCCGTGCCGCCCAGCGTCCCGCGCACCCAGCGGGTGGTGGCGGCGACCCGCTCCCGTTCGTACGCGGAGGTGTCGAGCCCCCACGGATCGGGCGGCACCTCCACATGCCCGAGCGGGGCGTAGAGCAGGTAGTGCAGATGCTCCGCCTGCCCGGGGCCCAGGCTGAAGAACTGCTCGCAGGAGGGCGCGGTGGCGGTGATGACCTGGGGCTGCCGCTCGCCCTCACCGCTCAGCAGCTCCGGCGGCAGCCGGTTGAGGGCGTCCAGCTTGATGCCCAGCAGCCGCCCGTCCAGGGGGTGCGCGCGGTCGACGGCGAACTGCGAGTGCCCGGCGTGCCCGACCGCGTACCGTACGGGGCGTCCGCCCGCCGCACGGGCCGCCAGCAGCCCCGAACGCGCCTGCTCCGCCCGCCAGTCGGCCGGATTGTGCGCCCACCAGACGGCACCGTCCTCCGCCGCGGACCCGAGGACCGGCGCGTCGGTGACCGTGGCCGGATCCCCGGGCCCCGCCTCCCGCAGCAGCCGCTCCACCCGCGCTTCCAGACCCTCCGGGGGAAGCTCGGCCGTCCGCCCGCCGAGCCCGGTCAGGACGACGCGCACTTTCTCGTCCGGTGAATCCAGAATGCTGAGGAATTCACTCAGGACATCGGCCACGGAATGAGCTATGACGGCGTGCAAAGCTACCCCCGTTGTCCCCTGTGGGATCGGAGCTGAACTATAGGCACGGCGCCGATTTGAAGTAAAGGGTGCGGTGGCCTTCCCGGGCCGGGAGGGCGGGCCATTCCTACCTCTTTGCCGATGGTCCGGCCGGGCCGCTCCTGGTTGCCGGGCGGATGTTATCGAAGCATTCTTTCAATATATGGGTGTGGGTGGAAAATGCCTGCCGGAAAAGTCTGTCAGGTCGCCGCCGAAGGGCGTGAACCTGCCACCGTCATTCCGGCCAGCCCCGTAGCGGCTCCCGCCGGTCCCCGTCGGTCCCCATCCGCTCCTGACGGCTCGGCAGGCCGGGGAAGCAGCCCCTCGTCCTGGGCGCGCAGCACCGCGCTGAGCCGGTCCGCGGCCCCGAGCTTCCGGTACAGCGCGTTGAGGTGCTTGTGGACGGTGCGCGGCGAGATGCCCAGCCTGCGCCCGATTCCCTCGGCGGTCAGCCCCGTGGCCAGCAGGTGCAGCACGTTCGTCTCGCGCGGGGTCAGCGGTGCCGCCAGGGCGTGGTTGGCCTGCCGTCCGCGGTCGCTGCCGGAGGACGCGTGCAGCGCCGTCAGGAGCGCCCGGTGGGCCATCGCTGCCTTGAGCAGCGGCTGGACGCGTGCGGCGTAGCGCTCGTCGTGCCGGGTGAAGTCGCCGCCGGAGCGGTGCACCAGGCACCCGCTGACGTGCGGCCCCTTCTCGGGAAGGGGCAGCCCGAAGACGTGGTGCGTCCCGAACGCCTGGCGGAGGGCGTCGGCGGTCGGGCTGTTCTTCCACGTCCGCATCCCCACCACGCGTGCGGCGCTCTGCGGCGTCCAGTCGGAGCTGGCGCCGTACCGGTCGATGAAGGGGTAGCCCGAACGGATGTGGGCCTCCACCGAGTCGTCACCGGCGCCGCCGTCCGGTGCCCGTCCCGGAGACCGGATCACCACACTCCCGTGATCACGTGTCCAGGGCACTTCCTTGACCACGATCAGCTCCCCGTCGAGCGCCAGGAGCAGTTCCTCGGTGAGCAGCGGCCAGACGAGTCCGGGGGTCTCGGTGCTCATCACCTCGACCGCCAGATCCAGCATGCGTGCGTAGCGGTCCGGCATGACGACTTCCCCCGAGGTCCCCGTGAATGGTGCCCCGCCACGGTATCCCGTCGTTGTCCATACGCACTTCTCTCCATGGTCCGGCTACGGGCGCTCCCGCCACGCTGGGCACCGGGCGGACCGCGGCCGAGCCGCGGGCCGGCGACGCCCGGACCACCGACCACCAAGCACCAACGACCGGTCACCCACCACCGGAAGGACACCCGCCCCATGCGACCACTGCGTTCCGTACTCACCTCCCTCACCGCGGTCTGCGCCCTGGCGGCAGGCCTGGCCGTCGCGGGGCCCGTCACCCCGTCCCAGGCCGCCGCGTCGGACTGCACGGGCGGCGCCCGGGGCTTCCGCGACCACCCGGACAACGCCTCGGGGGACACCGACAAGCCGCGTCGCCTGGACCTCGGCGGCGGTGTCGTCATCACCCTGGAGAAGGGGGTGTACGTAGGCCAGCAGATCGCCTTCGGGAAGATCAGCGGCCCCACCCGTCCGGGCGACAAGGTGTGGATGGACTGGCGGGCCGGCGGATGGGACGACGGCGGCAGGCCCGAGTGGCCGGTCCGCCCCTGGCTCCAGTGCGGACCCTTCACCGTCCAGAGCCACGGCCAGAGCCTGACCACCCCCTTCAAGCGCACCAGCACCGACCCCGACTACCAGTTCCGGGTCTGCGGTTCGCTCGCCACCAACGGCGTCGTCCGCTGCGCCACCAGGAACGGCGTCGACTGGTGGTGACCCCGTGCGGTCCGTGCCCCGGGTCGCCCGGGGCACGGGCGACCCGCATGCCCCCGTGACCCGTCGGCACCACGGAGACCCGCCCCGCTCCCGGGCCCGCCGTACCCGTTCCGCAGCAGAAGATCCGCAGCAGAAGAACCGAGGATGACCATGCCCCTGCCCCTGTCGTCGCACCGGCGCCTGACCGCCGGCGCGGCCCTGCTCGCCGCTCTCGCCGGTGTGCTCGCCCCTGCCACCACCGCCACCGCGGCCCCCACCCCGGCGGCCCCTGCCCCCACCGCCCCGGCCGCCGCCCCGGCCCGGACGCCCGCGCCCGACATGGCCGGGGTCGTCGCCGCACTGGAGTCCGCCATGGCCAACGGGGCGCCGGGCGCGATGGCCCGCTACCTGGGTCCGGACGGCGCCAGGGAGAGAGCCGTCGGCGTCCGGGACCGGCGATCGGGCGCGGCCATGGACACCCGGGCGCGCTTCCGGATCGGCAGCGTCACCAAGACGTTCTCCAGCGTCGTGCTGCTCCAGCTGGTCGAAGAGGGCCGGCTGACGCTGGACGCGCCGGTCAACACCTACCTGGAAGGGCTCCTGCCCGACGACCGGATCACGGTCCGTCACCTCCTCACCCACCGCAGCGGCCTGGCCGACTACACCAACGCCATGTTCGAGCGGACCGTCCCGGGCTTCGAGGCGGTGCGCAACCGGGTGTTCAGCTACCAGGAACTGGTCGGCCTCTCCCTCGCCGAACCCCGGACCACCGAGCCCGGCGCCGCGTACCGGTACTCGAACGCCAACTTCGTCGTCGTCGGCATGCTGATCGAGAAGCTGACGGGGCGCCCGGTGGCCGACGCCTACCAGCGGCGCATCATCAAGCCGCTGCGGCTGGACGCCACCTCCTACGTCCACCCCGACACCCGTATCCGGGGCACCCACGTGCGCGGCTACCTGCACCCCGACGAGGCCGGTGAGCCGCTCGTCGACTCCACCGAACAGACCCTGTCCTGGGCGCAGTCCGCCGGTGCCGTCATCTCCAGCCCCGCCGACCTCAACACCTTCACCAGCGCGCTGATGCGCGGTCGGCTGCTGTCCCCGGCGACGCTGGAGGAGATGACCACCGTCACGCCGACGGACGCCACCGGCACCCGTTTCTACGGCCTCGGTCTGCGCCGCTACGACCTGACCTGCGGCACCCAGGTGTACGGACACACCGGCACCGTCCAGGGCTACTACACCTACGCCTTCTCCACCCGCGACGGCCGCCGCAGCCTGTCGGCCCTGGCCAACACCTCCAACCACGGTGCCGCGAACACCGCGTTGGGCGACACCCTGGAAGCCGCCTTCTGCGGCAAGAAGCAGTCACCCGCCCTCACCGCGCGCTCCACGGCGCCCGACGGCACCCTCGACCACGCGCCGCTGCCCGCCGAGCGTGACCTGCCCGAACGCCACTGAGGAACGCCGTCCGAAGGCCCGCTACCGGCCCGGGCGCAGCGCGGCGGCGGTCTCCGCGGCCACGGCGAGCGGGTCGGTGAGCGGTCGGCCGAGCAGCCGTACGAGGTCGGGGCCGACGCCCCCGAGGAACCCGTGCCGGACCCCCGAGGCGATCGAGGCCAGCATCGGCGGCTGGAACGGCAGCAGGGTGTCGTCCGCGAGGAGCCGGGCCCGGTACGCGCCGAGCCCGACCGTCCGGTGCGCGACGGCGAGCCGCCCCGCGACGTCGGCGGCGGTGACCGGCTCGCCCACCAGCTCGTACGTCCGGCCGGTGTGCGCCTCCGGAGACCCGGCGACGACGGCCGCGGCGGCGGCCAGGTCCGCCCGCGCCACCGCGGCGAGGGAACCCTCACCGAACGCCGACTCCAGGCCGTCCGGCGTCCAGCGCAGCAGGGCGCCGAACAGCTCCGCGTACAGCCCGTTGCGCAGGATCGTCCAGCTGAGACCGCTCTCCCGGACCAGCCGCTCGGTGGCCCGGTGCGCGAGCGCGAACCCGAGGTGGTCCCCGGCCCCGGTCAGGCTGGTGTACACCACGTGGCCCACGCCGTCACGGAGAGCGGCGTCGAGGACCGCCCGGTGACGGGCCAGGACCCGGTCGTCCTCCGCGTACCCGGCGGAGACGAGGACCAGGGTCGAGACACCGGTGAGGTCCAGGCCCGCGCGGTCGTCGAAGTCGAGGCGGCGCTGCCCGGCGGCGGGCGTCCGGCTGCCGCCCAGGGCGGGTGTGCCCCGCGCGGCCAGCTCCTGGAGCGTGCGGGAGGCCAACTGCCCCTGGGCTCCGGTCACCATGATCATGACGTGCTGTCTCCTGTCGTGGGTCTCATCGGCAAGACGTGGTTCTCGGCGGCGAGTCGCGGCTCTGATGGGCAACGCGAGGTTCTCATCCGTAACCACGATGAGATCCTGGGCCGGCGACGACCGCCGCACCAGGAGGCAGTTCCATGTCAGTGAGGCACACCGAGGTAACCGCCGGGCCCGCGCCGCTCACGCCCTGCGGACAGCCGGAGCACCCGGACTGCGGAATCCGTGACGTCCTCGACCGGGTCGGGGACAAGTGGTCCGTCCTGGTCGTCGTCGAACTCGCCGGTGGGCCACGGCGCTTCCGCCAGCTCCAGCGCGCCGTCGACG is a genomic window containing:
- a CDS encoding NAD(P)H-binding protein, with the translated sequence MIMVTGAQGQLASRTLQELAARGTPALGGSRTPAAGQRRLDFDDRAGLDLTGVSTLVLVSAGYAEDDRVLARHRAVLDAALRDGVGHVVYTSLTGAGDHLGFALAHRATERLVRESGLSWTILRNGLYAELFGALLRWTPDGLESAFGEGSLAAVARADLAAAAAVVAGSPEAHTGRTYELVGEPVTAADVAGRLAVAHRTVGLGAYRARLLADDTLLPFQPPMLASIASGVRHGFLGGVGPDLVRLLGRPLTDPLAVAAETAAALRPGR
- a CDS encoding SAM-dependent methyltransferase, which translates into the protein MADVLSEFLSILDSPDEKVRVVLTGLGGRTAELPPEGLEARVERLLREAGPGDPATVTDAPVLGSAAEDGAVWWAHNPADWRAEQARSGLLAARAAGGRPVRYAVGHAGHSQFAVDRAHPLDGRLLGIKLDALNRLPPELLSGEGERQPQVITATAPSCEQFFSLGPGQAEHLHYLLYAPLGHVEVPPDPWGLDTSAYERERVAATTRWVRGTLGGTDFTVVEPGACEGALTAPLRASGLTVTATEPHDEFRRRLSRRLGTADLTADTLEELASKRHFPADAYLLAEIFYYIDDISVVDGLPTDLLLITSSPEFIESSLLPWFSGPGKEKWRPAGRHTLVPPRMDFLVEGVAYQRKRGSVGLVYRRN
- a CDS encoding WD40 repeat domain-containing protein, producing MIRHSSPISGVAAHEDSYVATAGYDNHVILWDQRTRVPLARVAHDHLANQCAFSPDGRFLVTSSSDYSARIWSVPDMRLRAVLGHHEDDVEMSAFHPTEEKVATASRDHRVRVFDFAGDLLHVFGGHKADVISVGWSHDGREIISSSDDGTIKRWSLETGGLVEDLDLGGVETDTVAIGGNGTVYAGNDEGELIVLRDGERHYVPAHDAGIKRVVLGEERGLLITLSYDRTMRLWDVSGPAPQLRDSVALPPVVWPRTCAFAAGSEIVFGTFGDRYHRYDFAAGRWSEDPVAPTWGLNAVAVHGGSTYTIGDAGVLWRDGEVHAEQGSLCNFLTPVGDTIVTGGQLGTVFDALTGAPVHQHRSPLNCAVAFERDGRRHVVVGAYTGEGVVLAEADDGTLEHIRDVPLHGNAVKGVALSGELVFSVSADGGAAWHETGGLTRRHTLADAHGMIANGCVGLGDGGWFASVSRDLVLRLWSPDFTVTEVPTPHRHSLKCVSADDEGRRIAIGAYNGRVTVYDRETGRWSTDVRPTTAGISSVTYDSARGLFLASSYDGAVHEIAPDASRTA
- a CDS encoding helix-turn-helix transcriptional regulator encodes the protein MPDRYARMLDLAVEVMSTETPGLVWPLLTEELLLALDGELIVVKEVPWTRDHGSVVIRSPGRAPDGGAGDDSVEAHIRSGYPFIDRYGASSDWTPQSAARVVGMRTWKNSPTADALRQAFGTHHVFGLPLPEKGPHVSGCLVHRSGGDFTRHDERYAARVQPLLKAAMAHRALLTALHASSGSDRGRQANHALAAPLTPRETNVLHLLATGLTAEGIGRRLGISPRTVHKHLNALYRKLGAADRLSAVLRAQDEGLLPRPAEPSGADGDRRGPAGAATGLAGMTVAGSRPSAAT
- a CDS encoding serine hydrolase domain-containing protein, which produces MTMPLPLSSHRRLTAGAALLAALAGVLAPATTATAAPTPAAPAPTAPAAAPARTPAPDMAGVVAALESAMANGAPGAMARYLGPDGARERAVGVRDRRSGAAMDTRARFRIGSVTKTFSSVVLLQLVEEGRLTLDAPVNTYLEGLLPDDRITVRHLLTHRSGLADYTNAMFERTVPGFEAVRNRVFSYQELVGLSLAEPRTTEPGAAYRYSNANFVVVGMLIEKLTGRPVADAYQRRIIKPLRLDATSYVHPDTRIRGTHVRGYLHPDEAGEPLVDSTEQTLSWAQSAGAVISSPADLNTFTSALMRGRLLSPATLEEMTTVTPTDATGTRFYGLGLRRYDLTCGTQVYGHTGTVQGYYTYAFSTRDGRRSLSALANTSNHGAANTALGDTLEAAFCGKKQSPALTARSTAPDGTLDHAPLPAERDLPERH